The Panicum virgatum strain AP13 chromosome 3N, P.virgatum_v5, whole genome shotgun sequence genome includes the window GCTTGAAGGGCGTCGTCtcgcccagctccggcgcgaAGTCCAGCTCGTGGTTGCCGGCCGTCCAGATCCACGGCTGGTAGGCGGCGCTGCGCTCGGCGAAGCGGCCCCACGTGTCCCACCGGTTGTTGTCGTGCAGCGGGTGGTTGTCGGCGTACGAGAGGTCGCCAACGTACAgcacggcgtcgccgccgtTCTGCTCGTAGTGGGACAGGGTGATGTTGGAGTCGAACGTCTGCCCAAGGTCGCCTGCAATGCAATGCAGTTTGTCAGTCAGTGCATTTGTTCATTGAATTGGTTGGAAAAAGAGAGCTCCGAGTTTCAAGTTTGAACACAATAATTTTGAAGTAGAGTACGAGCGAGGTTGCAGAATCCCCGGTCAACACGGCAGGCCGTGATTGACCGACTGATTGCTACTTGGCAGGCAATTATTTCATACTTTACTTTTTGTGTGCCAAGTTGACCGTGCTGATGGCAACCAGTATTATATTTGTGCAGATGCAGATAGATAGTATTACTCTACTAAAAAATCAGAATCAGCATCAGCATGGTGATTGGGACAATCCCATTACCAGTACTATACTAATCTCCAGCTGAAAAAAACTATTAAGCACTGGATGGATGCTGGAATCGCAATCTTGTCGTATCATGTTACAGTATTATGGACGGAACCTCGATTCTGTCGAACTGTATCTTCACATGATGGCTGGCTGGCACTTGCATAGACGAATTTTTTTGAGCCTACATGATtagtcataagtgctacagtactcatatgtgctaatgatgcggtcaaatgcctcaaaagattcgtctcgcggttttcaGGTgaattctgaaattagttttttaattagtgtccaaaaAATCCTCTCGACATCTGATCAAACAgtcgatttgacatccaaaaattttcattttgggaactaaacggcccctgaaAGTTGCAGATCGATCTGCTAGCTTGGATGAATGAATGAAGACGAAATCAGTAGTGGATCTCGTGACTCACCTATGAGGCCGAACTTGTAGGGCACATCCGGCCCCGGCTTGGGCGGCGTGGTGAACCAGAAGGTCCTCACCGTGTGGCCGAACCCCATGGCGTAGTAGTACCTGGCGCCGTGCTTGAGGTTCTTGAGGAAGCAGTGGTGGATGAAGCCGGAGGTGTAGTTGAAGTAGTCGTAGCGCGTGTGGACGCCCTCCGCCCGGAGCTCCAGCCTGTCCGGCGCGACGCCGTACATGACCGTGCTGTTGCCCAGCTCGTTGGGGGTCACCCACGACACGATCATCGCCGTGCCGTCCTGGTCGCCGAGCGTGATGTGCACCTGCAGGCCATGGCATGATGGCAATCAAGATTGGATTTTTTTCTCCCCTAAATAAAATCGGGTCGGAGAGATGGACGAGAAGATGAGAGGAGATGGACTCCAATCCAGGCACGACGGCCGTACCTGCTGCGGCGCATTGTAGCCCGGCGGCACGCGGAAGACGTCGGCGTCCAGCGGCATGTCCGCCGTCGCCTCCAGCTTCCGCCGGTACCGGCTCGTCACCCCGGCGTCGGCGACGAGGAAGAGCGCGGCGAGGAGCGCCGCCAGGCCCAGGCACCGGCCACCGCCCAACATGCTGAGAAGAAAGAAAGAGTCTGCAACGCGATAGAGACGCAGGCTACTGGAACTGAGGCTGTTTAAatagatgagatgagatgagattcCTTTTGGAGATGGGTGATGATTTTTCGGATTATGATCTCATCATCTCATAAACTAACTAACTGACTCGCTCAATATTCGGGGAAGCGAATATCCCATGATTTGTGCTTCGGCATGGATCACAAGAAATTGGGATTTGTGCGCCGATGCATTTGATTAAGGTCTCTCTAAGTTGACTTTATTTTCCTAGACTAGTTAGTTTATAGGAATTAGGAGTCGAGATCTTGTGGGAACAAGAAACAAGAAACAGGAAGGTGAAGAAGAAGACTACTGTTGTGTTGCGTCTCGGCTGGGGGTTCTCTGTATGTATGTCTTCCGACAAATGGAATGCATCGCCGTCGTGCCGTGTGGCCGCGCCCACGGCGAAACAAAGAAAAAGGCAGGCTTTGTTTGACCCATCTTAACAACTCCGGTGATGGGGATGACATACAACTTTCCTTATCAATTTATAAGCAGTTCgtagttttttttataaaagaaaagcagTTTGTAACTCAAGATGAGAAATATACATCTCTCCTCCTTTACGGCCTCAGCCACTCAACAGTCAGCTAAGGACCAATGGACATGGACAAAAGGGGATCACATGTTGTGCCCAAGACAGGCAGCCATGGGGGCATAAAGACCTGtgcttttttaatttttattattaCCTTTTTAAAAATGATCATTATTAGCTCAACCTTTTGTTTCCTACTTATTTTATAAATGAATTGTGGCCGTGTTCTTGCCAATGCAATCCCAAAAGGAAAAAGGCAAAGCCTATCCTACATTAGCATTTGGGACTAATCATTTAGCGGTTGACTTGTACAATCTATATAACCCTTGCATACAAGAGCCTTATCTCATGCATGCATATTCCTACTTTTGATCCTCATCACAAAAGGTAGGACCTGGAATAATATACTCTTTATCACTCTATTAAATTTTTCTATGATCCAATAATCCATTAGCGGTCATTGCCGAGAAAATCAAccctttttgtttttgaaaaacgAAAATCAACCTTTGAGCTAGGACAAGGACTTGTGAATGAAATGAAtagaaacacacacacacacagcaaCATTATTTGACCCTAGAAAAGCCAGCCAGTGGTATGGAAGTCCTTGTCATGCTTGACGGGGCTCTCTCCAGTCTGCACATGGTGCATGCATTGCAATTGGCAAAGACGAAAACCAAGACCAACGCAAGAGCCAGGAGGCAAGGCATTCAATATTTTGATTTTCATTCATCATCCATTCAACTCAGAGAATATATTGTTTTCGGCTAAACGCGGATGTCAAAAGCACATTCGCATCCCATCTCATGTTGATGTCATGTCTCCATAGTGTAGTAGTATAGGAGtagtatacttttgcatttttgCTATAAATTAAATGAACTTGAAGTAAAATGACCAATAATGTTTTCAAGGATGACCCGAGTCTGTATAATTCATACTATTTATTTTTCAGTAATTATTTCTCTGtgaaatcttactattactaattggaggcttcttttaaagccttcacatgaagccacctagaatcctaggtaGACGctttactaattggaggctcgtTTTGAAACCTCCACATGAAGCCACATATGATCCTACTTGGACGCTTTAGAAAATGAGAGAAATCAAAAGAGCCTCCGCATGAAGCCACATAGGATCCTAGATGGACGCCCAAGAAATtgagagaaataaaaaaatctcTAAAAAGCAAAACATGCCATCAATCAATATAATGTAATCAAAATAGCCTCTGCTGTTCTGTTCAGATACGGACGCAACGGATCCTCGCAACGGCACGGGTCAAAACGTGGGCATGCACGGAACGGATCCTATGCGATGGAGTACAGGTAGAGCGGTGGCGCCTTTGTTTTTCTCTGCTCCGCTGATGCAAGAATCCAATGCGGAACGAACGGAACGATTTGCATCTGCAAGACCATCTAGACGTTGGAAGGGGTCCATCACATCGTAACAGAAGCAGGCAACGAGATTAACAGACGCATTGTATCAAATGATTTTTTTAGATCTCATCTTTATTTAAATCACAAATAATCTCTATCTCCAAAGCTCGGTAGTCAATCTAACTAACCAACATAAAAGGAGAGTTAGGTATCAAGTATTCACGACAAGCACACCACTAGCCATCCGCCGGCAGAAAGATACACCGGGCGTTCATCAACTCCTACGGCAAGAAGATACACTGACCGTACATCGACTCCTCCGGCAGGAACATACGCTGCCGTCCGTCGCAGGTAATCATGTTGAATCAAAATCGAACCAAGAATTTCTGCAATTAGTTTATTAGTTTAGTGTCAACCAATATAGCTTGCAATTTTAGATTTGTTTCGGATCAGTACAAACCATCGAACCACCATCCGGAGATTCTAGACATTAGTTTCAGTCAGTGCGATCCATCCGATGACAACATCGACAAACAATCCTCCCTAGCAACTACCAAGACGTCATCACCATCTTCATCGCAGCAACCTTCAAATCTACAATCATGTTGCAGAGATCAACCAGGTAATCTCCTAATTGCCTCTCCTAATCTATATGCACTAAGCTAAACAACACATGGATTAATTTTAGGAAAAACAAATTGGAGATTACTTTATTATATACGCAACATGCACGCATAGAGATCCTAGGAGCCGATCAACATATATAAAAATCTGATCCTTTTCAGGGGCTCAACTTACGTCATTCGTTTGAGTAAATCCTTAAATTATTACTTCAggggatgtgacctttttcatAATTCAGATATGCACATAAGATCTTTTTAAATATCTTTTTGTTTCACTATGCACCCTAAATACTTCAGATACCTAACCTTCTTCCATTTATTAACACACCTAGGGGAAACTAGAACAAGGGACATTCTGGAGAAAGGAGCGACGCAAGAACTAACCAGGTTGGAAACAAAATAATATTACCAACTTCTTTTTAAGGACACACGATTTACAGAGGGCAAAAATTCCAAGATGCAATGATGGCATGTCATTTGGTTGGAAACCCAGACCTATTTGTGTGATTTATGTGCAACACCATTGATGAAggggatgcaaaaaaaaaaaaaaacaatcaccAGCCATTCATGACATCAATGGTACCATCTTTCAAGACAACTTGAAGCAATTGACGAAACACCAAAAAACTAGACTGCACCGTGGGGAAATCGATGCAAGTAATGTTCCAATCTCATTCCAACATGTTactaattatttatttatatgtCAACTAATAAATGTGATTTTCAATGTAGATATCTGCATGATTGAATTCCAAAAGAAGGGCCTCCCACACGCACATATACTCCAATTTCTTGGTACCTGCTACAAGAAAAGATTCCTCCTTATAATCATAGGCATTTGAATTTAGCAGATTTCAATCACAGTAGGCATTTCAAATTAGCAGATTTTAGTCACAGTATGCACTACAATCTTCAAATTGTATTGACCTCGATATCGAgaataaaaataatattttaatcATTCATAATATATTATCTATATTATTGTTtgtataaaaatactacccacgatatatgtcacgaaatattcatgtatgatgtatgttggaagagaaaaaaattccaaaccacaaacaaatagttcaactaaatatatatcgaaTATAGTATATTGATCCGGTGGCCCAGATTGGAGTTTACACGGTTTGTTTGGTTTGCACTTGATATGTTCTCTAGATGAAAAGGACGTgcgatagataattataattattaaccTCATTCTactattaattctaattagcccgtgcagGAGCAAGTGAAATGAAATTGGACGATCCTTGTTGTAAGGACAAGCAGCAAGAGATTCTGTGTGTCGCCGCGTCACCATCACATAAGCATGTTGAAAGTGGAGCTGCCGCAATTTCCATGACTGAAAAACATGATAAAAAGAGCACCGGCCGATCAGTCAAGCTACTAGTTCTTTGCAAGCGAGCAAGCAAAGCCGGCAAGAaggatttttttcctttcttttttgtgATGGGTCCATGCATATCTTTGTTGAGAAAATTGCCAATTTGACATCAGAAAAAATAAACTTTGCCTATTTGACATCCAATCTTCATTTCCTACCTATATGTCCCCAGATCCATTTTCCTTTGCCAATTTGACACCAGGGTGACCATCTGTTAGCTATTGCAGTTAGAATCCCAGGTGGCCCACACGTCagtctctcttctctctctccccgttgGATCCCGAACACCAGCGCAGGAGCTGCCTCCCCCGCCTGTGCCTCGGCGCCGCCAACGCACCGCGTCTGCGCCTGCGATGAGGTGGACCCCGCCGACATGCCCCGGGCAACGACCCCAACAACGCCGCCCCGCCCCAGTGCTTCGCTTGGAAGAAGGGCCCGTCGCTCCGTCCCTGGCGGTGCTCCCGGACGACATCATGGAGATGGTGCTGCGTCGGCTGCCGCTGCCTGCACTCCTGGCCGCGCGGTGCTTATGCCGCCGTTGGAGGGACCTCACCGCCGCCCTGCAGTTCTTGCggatgcgccgccgcgacctgGCCCCGCGCCGCACGCCATGGCACTTCTTGTTCGGGGCCAACGGGGGACGCCGCGCCCGCCCGGCCCTGCACGCGCTCGACGTCGCCGCGCGTCTGCTCGGGGCCACTGGGCTCAGAGGGAGGCAGCTCCTGTGCCGTGGCCGTCGGTGGCAGGGGCGTCGCGGTTGGGGCGCTTGGCCGGTCGGtccgggaggccgaggccgaggccgtcgAGGTGGTGGGCCGGGAGGAGCGGGTGGCCAGGCTCGGCAAGGTGCTCGCTGCCACCGGCCCGCTGGAGGCCAGGGTCAATGCGGGCGAGGTCGTTGAGGCCGCCGCGTCGGCGTCCGGCGCGGACGCCCGGTGGCGCTGGGCGCCGCCGAGGGGGTCATGGAGGGCCTGGTGGCGCTGGTGGAGGAGAAGGCCCCCGCGCGCGGTCCGCATCAGGATCCGGGGCCTCTTCGCGCTGTGCTTGGCCAAGGAGATCCGCTGGTGCGCGCCATGTCCGGGAACTGGGATGAGCCGCTGGTGCCCGTGAATCGGGATCCAACAGAGAGGAGAAAGGAAGAGAGTCTGACGTGTGGGCCGATCGGGATTCTAACGGCGATGGCTAATAGAAGATCACGGTGGTGTCAAATTGGCAAGGAAAAATGGATTTGGAGACATATAGGTAAGAAATGAAGATTGGGTGTCAAATAGGCAAGGTTTATTTTTTCTGATGTCAAATTGGCAATTTTCTCATCTTTGTTCCTCTTTCCTCTATCTTTCTCTGTTGAATTCCGCTCGACAGTGATGGGGAAAAAAGATCGATTGCATCCTAATCAAAGCAGAGCATCGCTGGCCAGCCGCATCCTTTGTGGGCTCAGGCCTCAGGCTCAGCACTGTGACTGTGTGAGCTGCGATGCTCTGCAGACTGCAGTGCAGCCATGGATTCTCTTCTGCAGGGCTCTTTTAATTAGGATTCATAGCTGTGCCTATGCTCTCAGATCAGATGGCAAGGAAAGGTGATGAGGACGGTGACAGAGCTTGCGTGGCTCGCCGGCCCGGCGCTCCATGGGCTTAACATGCATGTATGTACATCACCATGGCATGCACTGCAGTCCACTACAGCCATGGTTTCTGCACGAGCGGCGGACCAGTAGTTAAAATAGTACTCAGGCAGCCAAAAAAACATGGGAAAATTGGATGCATACCATCAAAAGGTTGCATGTTTGGCAATATACCATTAAAAGATTACTTCTTTGCTATATAGCACTGAAAGGTCACACGTTATTGGTTTCTAGCACTTCAGTTACCTTCGCTAACGTCCCGTTGTATCTCCGTTCTTGAGTTGTCTTCTTCAAAGCCACCCGTGCACGAAGAACACGGGCACGCAGCAGGCAAGGATGGCGTCGAACTTGGGGCATACGCGCGTACATGGGGAGGGGCGCAGGAGCATGCCTGGCACTCGCCGCTGCCTGCCCGGGAGGCGAAGGCCGCTGGGGCAGCGGGGCCCGTCTCAGGGAGGACATGAGCGAGGTGAGAAGGATCCAGCGGTCTCCCTGCTGACGGCGACCTTGGCAGCTGTCCGCATACGGCGCGTGCTCAGCGAGGAGCGGCCGCCTCGCGATGACGGTGACGCGAAGGACCTCGGCACAGATGAGCCCGCCGCGAGTTGCGCAGCGACCAGGGGCACAGCAAACAACGAGCGGGCAGGAGCACGGCGGGTGGAGGGCAGGGGAGCCGCGAGCGGGTCGATGCCGGCGGATGGCGGCATGTTGGTGAAGGCGCCAAGGTcgacgagcgcggcgaggagcaGCCTCCTCACGCCGATGCGGCCGCGATGGAGCTCGAGGTGGCGGGACTCGATTCGGCAGCGGACGGGCCCGACACAGGCAGCAGCAGGGCAGCCG containing:
- the LOC120667088 gene encoding purple acid phosphatase 2-like is translated as MLGGGRCLGLAALLAALFLVADAGVTSRYRRKLEATADMPLDADVFRVPPGYNAPQQVHITLGDQDGTAMIVSWVTPNELGNSTVMYGVAPDRLELRAEGVHTRYDYFNYTSGFIHHCFLKNLKHGARYYYAMGFGHTVRTFWFTTPPKPGPDVPYKFGLIGDLGQTFDSNITLSHYEQNGGDAVLYVGDLSYADNHPLHDNNRWDTWGRFAERSAAYQPWIWTAGNHELDFAPELGETTPFKPFTHRYPTPHRAAGSTEPFWYSVRLGSAHVVVLASYSAYGKYTPQWAWLQAELKRVDRQVTPWLVVLMHSPWYNSNGYHYMEGETMRVQFERWLVDARADLVLAGHVHAYERSHRVSNVAYDIVNGRSTPVRDAAAPVYVTIGDGGNIEGLADNFTQPQPSYSAFREASFGHATLDIRNRTHAYYAWHRNQDGAKVVADGVWLTNRYWLPTQDDDTN
- the LOC120668086 gene encoding uncharacterized protein LOC120668086 → MVYVFWENWMHTIKRLHVWQCTIKRSFLCYIPWKDHNVEICSISVNFANAIRSTCSSPVPTAAAEDGGGHFLSDNDAAEVDAVCGGEVDHCDVGKMEHGCEHYRRRCKIVAPCCKQVFPCRHCHNEATVSGCPAAACVGPVRCRIESRHLELHRGRIGVRRLLLAALVDLGAFTNMPPSAGIDPLAAPLPSTRRAPARSLFAVPLVAAQLAAGSSVPRSFASPSSRGGRSSLSTRRMRTAAKVAVSRETAGSFSPRSCPP